A stretch of the Saccharolobus caldissimus genome encodes the following:
- a CDS encoding succinate dehydrogenase flavoprotein subunit has protein sequence MEKIEYDAVIIGGGLAGLMSAHEIASAGYKVALISKVFPTRSHSAAAEGGIAAYIPGNSDPNDNPDYMTYDTVKGGDYLVDQDAAELLSNRSGEIVMLLERWGALFNRQPDGRIAVRYFGGQTYPRTRFVGDKTGMALLHTLFERVSGLNVDFYNEWFALDLVTEDKRVAGIVAMQMKTMTPFFFKTKAVVIASGGMGMLYRHTTNSYINTGDGFGIALRAGAALKDPEFVQFHPTALYPSDILISEAARGEGAILKNNKGERFMAKYAPKKLDLAPRDIVSRAIITEIREGRGFPGGYVALDLTHLGEEYIKERLALAYEAAKNFAGVDAITEPIPVRPAQHYYMGGIDVDIKGRNPDIVGLFSAGEAACVSVHGANRLGSNSLLDTLVFGQETGRAVVEFLNSSPHEPTSNFEKEAEKIVDDAYKFVKSESGVHFGEILEKLRDVMWDYVGIFRDEGGLLNALSEISKLRGMISSMYVSDKSKVYNTEFFNALELRNMLDLATVIAKAALDRKESRGAHYRTDYPDRDDNNWLKHTIAYLRGNTVEITYKPVKITRWKPEPRVY, from the coding sequence ATGGAGAAAATCGAATACGATGCCGTAATAATTGGTGGTGGATTAGCTGGCTTAATGAGTGCTCATGAGATAGCATCAGCAGGTTATAAAGTAGCCTTAATTTCTAAGGTATTTCCAACTAGATCACATTCAGCTGCTGCAGAGGGAGGAATAGCTGCTTACATTCCAGGTAATTCAGATCCAAATGACAATCCAGATTATATGACATATGATACGGTAAAAGGAGGGGATTATTTGGTAGATCAAGATGCGGCCGAATTATTATCTAATAGATCAGGAGAAATAGTAATGTTACTGGAAAGATGGGGGGCTTTGTTTAATAGACAACCGGACGGTAGAATTGCGGTAAGGTATTTCGGTGGACAAACCTACCCTAGAACAAGATTTGTAGGAGATAAAACTGGGATGGCACTTTTACATACATTGTTTGAACGAGTATCTGGGCTTAACGTAGACTTCTACAATGAATGGTTTGCATTAGATTTGGTAACTGAAGACAAAAGAGTGGCAGGTATTGTAGCAATGCAAATGAAGACAATGACGCCATTTTTCTTCAAAACAAAGGCAGTAGTAATAGCGTCTGGAGGAATGGGAATGCTGTATAGGCATACTACTAATAGCTATATAAATACTGGTGATGGTTTCGGAATAGCATTAAGGGCTGGGGCTGCTTTAAAAGATCCAGAATTTGTTCAGTTTCATCCAACAGCGTTATACCCATCAGATATTTTAATCAGTGAAGCAGCGAGAGGAGAGGGAGCTATTTTAAAGAACAATAAAGGAGAAAGATTCATGGCAAAATATGCTCCTAAAAAACTAGATTTAGCTCCTAGGGATATAGTGTCTAGAGCTATAATCACGGAAATTCGCGAAGGTAGAGGATTTCCAGGAGGATATGTAGCCTTAGATTTAACTCATTTAGGTGAAGAATATATAAAGGAGAGATTAGCACTAGCATATGAAGCAGCTAAGAACTTCGCAGGAGTTGATGCTATAACTGAGCCTATTCCGGTAAGACCAGCCCAACATTATTATATGGGAGGAATAGATGTTGATATAAAAGGAAGAAACCCAGATATAGTAGGTTTATTCTCAGCTGGAGAAGCTGCATGTGTTTCAGTTCATGGTGCTAATAGGTTAGGTTCTAATTCGCTCTTGGATACACTAGTATTTGGCCAAGAGACAGGAAGAGCAGTTGTAGAGTTTCTGAACTCCTCCCCTCATGAACCTACTTCAAATTTTGAAAAAGAAGCAGAGAAAATTGTGGACGATGCTTATAAGTTTGTTAAAAGTGAAAGTGGAGTGCACTTCGGAGAGATTTTAGAGAAATTAAGAGATGTTATGTGGGATTATGTTGGTATATTTAGAGATGAAGGCGGTTTACTTAATGCATTATCAGAAATAAGTAAACTAAGAGGAATGATAAGCAGCATGTATGTTTCTGACAAAAGCAAAGTATATAATACTGAATTCTTTAATGCTCTAGAATTAAGGAATATGCTAGATCTAGCTACAGTAATAGCCAAAGCTGCACTAGATAGAAAGGAGTCTAGGGGAGCTCACTATAGGACAGACTACCCAGATAGAGATGATAATAATTGGTTAAAGCATACAATTGCATATTTAAGAGGAAATACTGTAGAAATTACTTACAAGCCAGTTAAAATAACCAGATGGAAACCAGAGCCTAGGGTGTATTAA
- a CDS encoding HAD-IIA family hydrolase has protein sequence MASLNDYELIISDVDGVIVREGEPIWDNIKALRRIQDNGTEIIFVTNNSGFSRILLARQLSYLGLKVTPNMIITSGLAAAIYMKEKLSVKSVFIVGEEGLVEELKNNGFIILSSTEAELYLPDAVVLGLDRLSTYDKLSLAMRCISKGSKFIVTNMDRLWPAKDGLKLGAGALASSIIYALKRDPDFIAGKPNTWMIEVAMRYSNVKNLNKVLVIGDQLETDIQMGLNIGADTALVLTGISTLADVEKSSIKPKFVVNTLLDLL, from the coding sequence TTGGCCTCACTTAACGATTACGAATTAATAATTAGCGATGTAGATGGAGTAATAGTGAGGGAAGGAGAACCAATTTGGGATAATATAAAAGCATTAAGGAGAATCCAAGATAACGGTACTGAGATAATATTTGTCACAAATAATTCTGGATTCAGTAGAATATTATTAGCTAGGCAGTTATCTTACTTAGGACTTAAGGTTACCCCAAATATGATAATTACCAGTGGATTAGCCGCTGCGATATATATGAAAGAAAAACTTAGTGTAAAGTCCGTATTCATAGTAGGAGAAGAAGGACTTGTTGAGGAGCTTAAAAATAATGGATTTATAATACTTTCTAGTACAGAAGCAGAATTATATTTACCAGACGCAGTCGTTTTGGGATTAGATAGGTTAAGTACTTATGATAAATTATCCTTAGCTATGAGATGCATAAGCAAGGGATCAAAATTTATAGTAACTAACATGGATAGGCTTTGGCCAGCTAAGGACGGTTTAAAGTTGGGGGCAGGAGCTTTAGCCAGTTCAATAATTTACGCTTTAAAAAGAGACCCAGATTTTATCGCAGGTAAACCAAATACGTGGATGATAGAAGTCGCTATGAGATATTCAAATGTTAAAAATTTGAATAAAGTTCTTGTAATAGGAGATCAATTGGAGACAGATATTCAAATGGGACTAAATATAGGTGCAGATACTGCATTAGTATTGACGGGCATTTCTACATTAGCTGATGTTGAAAAAAGTAGTATAAAACCGAAATTTGTAGTAAATACTTTATTAGATCTATTGTGA
- a CDS encoding DUF2070 family protein: MDTESLTRKYYGYLKTLPNIKTFSIISSIESALIILRSFQLTFDYLYSFIVYASLIFVIFKGKIKLSLFIIDLSGASYLILSVISIPTIFAFGFFMPLMAYILLGSYRELSSIFLSFMVSLSPILFYLKYVTIYTLYIFIIALIFHIYIYTVNRKGVKILGFKSVQVAIPFITAVTEKNKAPLENFLNFISTKTNLNILIYKLDEYLFTIPQIHFGIFDSVGSSRFVYEMENRIGKNIIVFHGPGSHELDLASSIEVNKVLNEIIKELPQNDWNKAKFYSIISEKIGNFEITSLEFDKFKISFLERPEFGIDDLPSSLWKYMLISNNYVIDCHNSFMVKQYTREEIESLKAFIMEQHGIKEEKKLFLGYSEGKLEGKCEGLCDNRIKVVTFSDGSRKISIVYLYANNSTAELNAALKNALKNVVDKVILVTPDDHSCTGISLGLTYSPAKLCDEIINKAIELVKTSLSNMKEVKEIKYKLIKVKGVKIIGKMISIMLKALEDVGSYTSKTFWIPLISPYLLLIIILLLQNLVKL; the protein is encoded by the coding sequence ATGGATACTGAGAGTTTGACAAGGAAATACTATGGATATCTTAAAACTTTACCAAATATAAAAACATTTTCAATAATATCATCAATAGAATCAGCCCTTATAATTTTAAGAAGCTTTCAGTTAACATTCGATTATTTATATTCCTTTATCGTTTACGCTTCATTAATTTTTGTCATCTTTAAAGGTAAAATAAAATTAAGTTTATTTATAATAGATTTAAGTGGTGCATCGTATTTAATACTATCCGTAATTTCGATACCAACCATATTTGCCTTTGGCTTCTTTATGCCATTAATGGCCTATATCCTCCTTGGCAGTTACAGAGAACTTTCATCAATATTTTTATCTTTTATGGTGTCGTTATCCCCAATATTATTTTATCTTAAATATGTAACTATCTATACTCTGTATATATTTATAATAGCTTTAATTTTCCATATATATATCTATACTGTAAACAGGAAAGGTGTCAAAATTCTAGGATTTAAATCAGTACAAGTTGCAATACCTTTTATTACTGCAGTTACTGAAAAAAATAAGGCACCGCTGGAAAATTTTCTCAATTTTATATCAACAAAAACAAATCTTAACATATTGATATATAAACTTGATGAATATTTATTTACGATTCCTCAAATACATTTTGGAATATTTGATAGCGTAGGAAGTTCAAGATTTGTGTACGAAATGGAGAACAGAATAGGCAAAAATATTATTGTATTTCATGGACCAGGGAGTCATGAATTGGATCTAGCTTCATCTATAGAGGTAAACAAAGTATTAAATGAAATAATAAAGGAATTGCCTCAGAACGATTGGAATAAGGCTAAATTCTATAGTATAATTAGCGAGAAAATAGGAAATTTTGAAATTACATCGCTTGAATTTGATAAATTTAAAATATCTTTTTTGGAGAGACCAGAATTTGGAATAGATGATTTACCTTCATCCTTATGGAAATATATGCTAATCAGTAACAATTATGTAATAGACTGCCATAACTCATTTATGGTTAAGCAGTACACAAGAGAAGAAATCGAGAGTCTAAAAGCGTTCATTATGGAACAGCATGGAATTAAAGAAGAAAAAAAATTATTCCTCGGATATTCTGAGGGGAAACTAGAGGGTAAATGTGAAGGGTTATGTGATAATAGAATAAAAGTTGTTACTTTCAGCGATGGTTCAAGAAAAATATCGATTGTTTATCTCTATGCAAATAATTCCACAGCTGAACTTAACGCTGCTTTAAAGAACGCTCTAAAGAACGTTGTAGATAAAGTAATATTGGTAACACCAGACGATCACTCTTGCACTGGAATAAGCCTAGGTTTAACCTATTCCCCAGCCAAATTATGTGATGAAATAATAAATAAAGCGATTGAGCTAGTTAAAACTTCACTGTCAAATATGAAAGAAGTTAAAGAAATTAAATACAAATTAATTAAAGTAAAGGGCGTGAAGATAATAGGTAAAATGATCTCCATTATGCTTAAGGCTTTAGAGGATGTAGGCAGTTATACAAGTAAAACTTTTTGGATACCACTTATATCTCCATACTTACTCCTCATAATTATTTTACTTTTGCAAAACCTGGTTAAACTCTAA
- a CDS encoding digeranylgeranylglycerophospholipid reductase yields MKKVEYDVLIIGLGMAGASLAWKLSNTNLRILAIDSKPWNRFGDKPCGDAISKEHFDNLGMPYPEGKELEEKVEGIKLYSPDMKTVWTVKGEGFEIDSPTYIQRLANEANKRGVEILDLTTAMKPIVNNGKVEGAILFNRRTNETIEVRSKITVDATGYSMSFRSKLPFEFPVTETLDDKDADIAYREVLYTKDEIEDYKYLRIFITQKASPGGYWWYFPKGPNKTNVGLGIQGGMGYPSIHEFYNKYVDYYAPDIDKNRLVVKGGALVPTRRPLATIVWDGIAVIGDSAFTVNPVHGGGKGSAMISAFCVAKAITNAFEIEDFSAKGLWSANECYIERYGAKQASLDLFRRFLQKLSDDEINYGMAKRVIREEDLLEASANGDLQLSVAEKAMRVIMALGKPSLLFKLKTVAEYMKRVKELYKNFPTDPSNLIKWKNSVDSVILEFNQVLQK; encoded by the coding sequence TTGAAGAAGGTAGAATATGACGTCCTAATTATAGGCTTAGGCATGGCTGGAGCATCATTAGCGTGGAAATTATCTAATACTAACTTAAGAATCTTGGCTATAGATAGTAAACCCTGGAATAGATTTGGAGATAAACCGTGTGGCGATGCGATAAGTAAAGAACATTTTGATAATTTAGGTATGCCGTATCCTGAAGGCAAAGAATTGGAGGAAAAGGTTGAGGGTATAAAGCTGTACAGCCCAGATATGAAGACCGTTTGGACCGTAAAAGGTGAAGGTTTTGAAATAGACTCTCCTACATATATCCAGAGATTAGCTAATGAAGCTAATAAGAGGGGAGTAGAAATCTTAGATTTAACTACTGCTATGAAGCCCATAGTTAATAACGGTAAAGTGGAGGGTGCTATCTTATTTAATAGGAGAACTAATGAGACCATAGAGGTTAGATCTAAAATTACGGTCGACGCTACTGGATACTCTATGAGTTTTAGGAGTAAGTTACCTTTTGAGTTTCCAGTTACTGAAACATTAGATGATAAAGATGCTGATATAGCTTATAGGGAAGTGTTATATACTAAGGATGAGATAGAGGACTATAAGTATTTAAGAATATTTATTACGCAGAAAGCTTCACCGGGAGGATATTGGTGGTATTTCCCTAAGGGTCCCAATAAAACTAATGTGGGCTTAGGGATACAAGGTGGTATGGGATATCCCAGTATACATGAATTCTATAATAAATATGTCGATTATTATGCTCCAGATATAGACAAAAATAGATTAGTGGTAAAGGGAGGTGCATTAGTACCTACTAGAAGGCCTTTAGCAACTATTGTGTGGGATGGAATAGCGGTAATAGGTGATTCAGCATTTACTGTTAATCCAGTTCACGGCGGTGGAAAAGGTTCAGCAATGATTTCAGCTTTTTGTGTGGCTAAGGCTATAACAAATGCGTTCGAGATTGAGGACTTTTCAGCTAAGGGTTTATGGAGTGCCAATGAATGCTATATAGAAAGATATGGTGCAAAACAAGCTAGTCTTGATCTATTTAGAAGATTCTTACAAAAGTTAAGTGATGATGAAATAAATTACGGTATGGCTAAGAGAGTTATAAGAGAAGAGGACTTATTAGAAGCTAGTGCTAATGGTGATCTTCAGTTATCAGTAGCTGAGAAAGCTATGAGGGTTATAATGGCCTTAGGAAAGCCCTCATTATTGTTCAAATTAAAAACTGTGGCAGAGTACATGAAGAGGGTAAAAGAATTATATAAGAACTTTCCTACAGACCCCTCTAATTTAATTAAGTGGAAAAATAGTGTTGATTCAGTTATCTTAGAGTTTAACCAGGTTTTGCAAAAGTAA
- a CDS encoding DUF5751 family protein, giving the protein MQLENRFLVVISSTSSDNISDFIKRMFTDCRLSGSKKLMINFISNISYPEFIQNARESLLDNIDLGIYIYIWKPDEIEYMLKRILEIKDDMKGLIIYCDSNNKQIIEKILPKIPNSIKANIIKDYCK; this is encoded by the coding sequence GTGCAATTGGAAAATCGTTTCCTTGTAGTGATTTCATCAACTAGTTCTGATAATATTTCAGATTTTATAAAGAGAATGTTTACAGACTGTAGATTAAGCGGTAGTAAAAAGCTAATGATAAATTTTATTTCTAATATTTCTTACCCAGAATTTATACAAAATGCAAGAGAATCTTTGTTAGATAATATAGATTTAGGAATTTATATTTATATTTGGAAACCAGATGAAATAGAATATATGCTAAAACGAATTTTAGAGATTAAAGATGATATGAAGGGTTTGATAATTTATTGTGACAGTAATAATAAACAGATAATAGAGAAAATATTGCCAAAAATACCTAATTCAATAAAAGCTAATATTATAAAGGATTACTGTAAATAG
- a CDS encoding phosphoesterase, with protein MKILVMSNVRFPEPHVESTLSTIIKKEEPEVVVLNGDTTQCYWDYECPRVIDVLYVIRSIAPWAQIIYIQGDMDPHAIKCITAEPRYREEIIGTTMYIAEAASVKYYIIHGHQGEIDQLRKSIGAGPWDWLVIGQYKKLEADKLARVIYSGGITREFPPEARGYVVITDSNYYIRNLRS; from the coding sequence ATGAAAATTCTGGTTATGAGCAATGTTAGATTCCCAGAACCTCATGTTGAAAGTACGTTGTCAACTATTATTAAAAAGGAAGAACCAGAAGTTGTAGTATTAAATGGGGATACTACTCAATGCTATTGGGATTATGAATGTCCTAGAGTTATTGATGTCCTTTATGTTATACGTAGTATAGCACCTTGGGCACAAATAATATATATACAGGGAGATATGGATCCTCATGCAATAAAGTGTATAACTGCTGAGCCCAGATATAGAGAAGAAATAATAGGCACTACTATGTATATAGCTGAAGCTGCCTCAGTAAAATATTATATAATACATGGTCATCAAGGAGAAATAGATCAATTAAGGAAAAGTATTGGAGCTGGACCCTGGGATTGGTTAGTTATAGGGCAATATAAGAAATTAGAGGCTGATAAGTTAGCAAGAGTTATATATAGTGGTGGTATAACTAGAGAATTTCCCCCAGAGGCAAGAGGGTATGTAGTTATCACGGATTCAAATTATTATATTAGAAATCTTAGAAGTTAG
- a CDS encoding isoaspartyl peptidase/L-asparaginase, with protein MKYKLPVLVVHGGAGSWRISDQDKAKNVIKEALERGYEEFKKGSALEAVVEAIYTMEESGVFDAGKGSVKNAAGYIEMDAGIMIGNTLQAAGVMGLREGSAIKKALEILRQGRHVLMIGNNDFSKNFISSSNSIFGDTVGAVGLDLQGNLVAGTSTGGIKDKLPGRVGDSPIPGAGYYATPNVAVSSTGIGEIILRILPAKEVDILVSMGFNIEDALRSVVNKITKLFGKDNIGMIGLDKYGNAAAYYNTKGMARGVISGDGEIKVYVFEGEI; from the coding sequence GTGAAGTACAAATTACCAGTTCTCGTAGTGCATGGGGGAGCAGGAAGCTGGAGAATTAGTGATCAAGACAAGGCTAAGAACGTCATAAAGGAGGCTTTAGAAAGGGGATATGAGGAATTTAAAAAAGGATCAGCATTAGAAGCCGTAGTTGAAGCTATATATACTATGGAGGAATCAGGAGTATTTGACGCAGGAAAAGGTAGTGTAAAAAACGCTGCTGGCTATATAGAGATGGATGCTGGAATTATGATAGGTAATACGCTTCAAGCTGCTGGAGTAATGGGTTTAAGAGAGGGCAGTGCAATTAAAAAAGCATTAGAAATTTTAAGGCAAGGAAGACATGTTTTAATGATAGGTAATAATGATTTTAGTAAAAACTTTATTTCATCAAGCAATAGCATATTTGGTGATACCGTTGGAGCTGTAGGACTAGATTTACAAGGAAATTTAGTAGCTGGTACAAGTACTGGAGGGATTAAAGATAAATTGCCAGGAAGAGTGGGGGATTCCCCTATACCAGGGGCCGGTTATTATGCAACCCCTAATGTTGCAGTATCCAGTACTGGTATAGGTGAAATAATTTTAAGAATATTACCCGCTAAAGAAGTCGATATACTAGTTTCAATGGGATTTAATATAGAAGATGCTTTAAGATCAGTTGTAAATAAGATAACTAAACTTTTCGGAAAAGATAATATTGGCATGATAGGATTAGATAAATATGGAAATGCTGCAGCTTATTATAATACTAAAGGAATGGCAAGAGGGGTTATATCTGGTGATGGCGAGATTAAAGTATATGTATTTGAGGGTGAGATTTGA
- a CDS encoding NAD(P)/FAD-dependent oxidoreductase, whose amino-acid sequence MMRIAIIGAGPAGLSLAYFLKGLKNYEVTVYESMPEPGIKPCAWGLITGIEDILPIPKEAIISEIKNFRIYHNNKLIYDIRTNSKLGYIIDKPLFLKKLAEKLDVQFNSKVVSKNDKYFVNDKILEADKVIMATGHYSVDKSMTIPAIQYITDYEIDKEVVEFYFYSGLLGYAWIFPDREGAKIGIGGYAEILELKERVKQILKGRIKMFHGARVTDYGVIEERLNGNYVGEALGTVYAITGEGIRPSIISSKILADSIINNKDFKREFKKSKLYWTLNWHAKIIKMAKERDPSTTKLSKILINNDPQLVLKFAIGDFNRLDLLKMFGRSFI is encoded by the coding sequence ATAATGAGAATAGCAATTATAGGCGCCGGTCCAGCAGGTCTTTCTCTCGCTTACTTCCTAAAAGGATTGAAAAATTACGAGGTAACTGTTTACGAGAGTATGCCAGAACCTGGCATTAAACCTTGTGCTTGGGGTTTAATTACCGGAATTGAAGATATATTGCCTATTCCTAAAGAGGCAATTATAAGTGAAATTAAAAATTTTAGGATTTATCATAATAATAAGTTAATTTATGATATTAGAACTAACAGTAAATTAGGATATATAATAGATAAGCCACTTTTTTTGAAAAAACTAGCAGAAAAATTGGATGTTCAATTCAACTCTAAAGTTGTCTCAAAAAATGATAAATATTTTGTTAATGATAAAATTTTGGAAGCAGATAAGGTTATAATGGCTACTGGCCATTACAGCGTAGATAAGTCAATGACTATTCCCGCTATACAATATATAACCGACTACGAAATAGACAAAGAAGTAGTCGAATTTTATTTCTATTCTGGATTATTAGGATATGCATGGATATTCCCAGACAGAGAAGGTGCTAAAATTGGAATTGGTGGGTATGCAGAAATATTAGAGTTAAAAGAGAGAGTAAAACAAATATTAAAGGGAAGAATAAAAATGTTCCATGGAGCTAGAGTTACAGATTATGGAGTAATTGAAGAGAGATTAAACGGAAATTACGTTGGTGAGGCTTTAGGCACGGTTTATGCGATTACTGGTGAAGGAATAAGGCCATCTATAATTTCATCAAAGATTTTAGCTGATTCAATTATTAATAATAAGGATTTTAAGAGAGAATTTAAGAAGAGTAAATTATATTGGACATTAAATTGGCATGCTAAGATTATAAAGATGGCAAAAGAAAGAGATCCTAGTACTACAAAATTATCTAAAATTTTAATTAACAACGACCCTCAATTGGTTTTAAAGTTTGCTATAGGCGACTTTAATAGACTTGACTTATTAAAGATGTTTGGGAGGTCATTTATTTGA
- a CDS encoding Lrp/AsnC family transcriptional regulator, with translation MNSSTYYLDDIDKKILNILQQDSRIPFSRLAKMLNLSEATIYVRIKRLKENGVIKGFYTDIDFDKIGLSVVAFILIKADPKKYDNILKQLVEMKEVYEIYDVTGEYYAMVKVRVPTREDLAKVLDKIGNMDGVTSTYTMLVLRVIKDKKEIDL, from the coding sequence TTGAACTCATCTACTTATTATCTTGATGATATAGACAAGAAAATTCTCAACATACTTCAACAAGATTCAAGAATACCTTTTTCTAGACTTGCGAAAATGCTTAACCTCAGCGAGGCAACAATTTACGTTAGGATTAAAAGGCTTAAGGAAAATGGGGTAATTAAAGGATTCTATACTGATATAGACTTCGATAAAATAGGGTTAAGTGTTGTAGCCTTTATACTAATAAAAGCAGATCCTAAAAAATATGACAACATTCTTAAACAACTAGTAGAAATGAAAGAAGTTTATGAAATATATGATGTAACTGGAGAATATTACGCTATGGTTAAAGTTAGAGTACCTACTAGAGAGGATTTAGCGAAAGTATTGGATAAAATAGGTAATATGGATGGAGTTACTTCAACCTATACAATGTTAGTTTTAAGAGTAATAAAGGATAAGAAGGAAATTGATCTTTAA